In Pseudomonas sp. R76, one genomic interval encodes:
- a CDS encoding WD40/YVTN/BNR-like repeat-containing protein: protein MGWVVCRPRAARRVAMLATALSLFAALSTPVLAAGDATAQPVFAIQTPKAAKGLMIDVVHAGSRLVAVGDRGHILYSDDQGSTWTQAKVPTRQLLTAVFFVDDKHGWAVGHDAQILASVDGGATWTQQYQDLKREAPLLDIWFKDAEHGLAVGAYGALIETTDGGNTWEDVSDRLDNEDQFHLNAIAHIKDAGLFIVGEQGSMFRSSDDGQTWQKLEGPYEGSLFGVISTAQAQTLLAYGLRGNLYRSTDFGSTWEQVELNAARGALEFGLSGATLLDDGSLVVVGNGGSVVVSHDDGQTFSVFNRPDRISLSAVTAAGNGNLILVGQGGVRVATPTGAEPTKQ from the coding sequence ATGGGTTGGGTTGTTTGCCGCCCGCGCGCCGCACGCCGGGTTGCGATGCTGGCCACAGCGCTCTCGCTGTTTGCGGCGCTGTCGACACCCGTGCTGGCCGCCGGCGATGCCACCGCACAGCCGGTATTTGCGATTCAAACCCCCAAGGCCGCCAAAGGCTTGATGATCGATGTGGTCCACGCAGGCTCGCGCCTGGTGGCGGTCGGTGATCGCGGGCACATCCTCTATTCCGATGACCAGGGCAGCACCTGGACCCAAGCCAAAGTGCCGACTCGGCAACTGCTCACGGCGGTGTTCTTCGTCGACGACAAACACGGTTGGGCCGTGGGCCATGATGCGCAAATCCTCGCAAGCGTCGACGGCGGCGCCACCTGGACCCAGCAATACCAAGACCTCAAGCGCGAAGCCCCACTGCTCGACATCTGGTTCAAGGACGCCGAGCACGGCCTGGCCGTGGGCGCCTACGGTGCGCTGATCGAAACCACCGACGGCGGCAACACCTGGGAAGACGTCAGTGACCGCCTCGACAACGAAGACCAGTTCCACCTCAACGCCATCGCTCACATCAAGGACGCCGGCCTGTTTATCGTCGGCGAACAGGGCAGCATGTTCCGCTCCAGCGACGACGGCCAGACCTGGCAAAAGCTCGAAGGCCCGTACGAAGGCTCGCTGTTTGGCGTGATCAGCACCGCGCAAGCGCAAACGCTATTGGCCTACGGCCTGCGCGGCAATCTTTACCGCTCCACGGATTTCGGCAGCACGTGGGAACAGGTTGAACTGAACGCCGCGCGCGGCGCCCTGGAGTTCGGCTTGTCGGGCGCCACGCTGCTTGATGACGGCTCGCTGGTGGTGGTCGGCAACGGCGGCAGCGTGGTGGTCAGCCACGACGATGGGCAAACCTTCAGCGTGTTCAATCGCCCGGACCGCATTTCACTCTCGGCGGTCACGGCGGCGGGCAACGGCAACTTGATTCTGGTCGGGCAGGGCGGTGTTCGTGTCGCCACGCCGACCGGCGCCGAACCGACAAAACAATAA
- a CDS encoding efflux RND transporter permease subunit: MSSHHNDKATFLERLIFNNRPAVIVICLLVSIFLFWQATLIRPSTSFEKMIPLKHPFIEKMMEHRNDLANLGNTVRISVEAKDGDIFSKEYMETLRQINDEVFYISGVDRSGLKSLWSPSVRWTEVTEEGFAGGEVIPQSYNGSPQSLDQLRNNVLKSGQVGRLVANDFKSSIVDIPLLESYPDPQDQGKLLALDYRKFSHELEDKIRDKFEAQNPNVKIHIVGFAKKVGDLIDGLVMVVMFFGIAFVITLILLLWFTNCLRSTVAVLSTTLVAVVWQLGLMHFFGFGLDPYSMLVPFLIFAIGISHGVQKINGIALQSSEADNALTAARRTFRQLFLPGMIAILADAVGFITLLIIDIGVIRELAIGASIGVAVIVFTNLILLPVAISYVGISKRAIAKSKKDAHREHPFWRLLSKFASPKVAPVSILLALIAFGGGLWYSQNLKIGDLDQGAPELRPDSRYNKDNNFIISNYSTSSDVLVVMVKTKAEGCSRYEAMAPIDQLMWKMQNTEGVQSAISLVTVSKQMIKGMNEGNLKWETLSRNPDVLNNSIARADGLYNNNCSLAPVLVFLNDHKAETLDRAVHAVQDFAKENNKDGLEFILAAGNAGIEAATNEVIKESELTILILVYLCVATMCMITFRSWAATLCIVLPLVLTSVLGNALMAFMGIGVKVATLPVVALGVGIGVDYGIYIYSRLESFLRAGLPLQEAYYQTLKSTGKAVLFTGLCLAIGVCTWIFSAIKFQADMGLMLTFMLLWNMFGALWLLPALARFLIKPEKLAGQKGNSLFAH; the protein is encoded by the coding sequence ATGAGCAGTCATCACAACGATAAAGCGACCTTTCTTGAGCGCCTGATCTTCAACAACCGCCCGGCAGTTATCGTCATCTGCCTGCTGGTGAGCATTTTCCTGTTCTGGCAGGCGACGTTGATTCGCCCCTCCACCAGCTTTGAAAAGATGATCCCCCTCAAACACCCCTTCATCGAAAAGATGATGGAACACCGCAACGACCTGGCCAACCTGGGCAATACGGTGCGCATCTCGGTGGAGGCCAAGGACGGCGATATCTTTTCAAAGGAATACATGGAGACCCTGCGCCAGATCAACGACGAGGTGTTCTACATCTCCGGCGTCGACCGCTCGGGCCTCAAGTCGCTGTGGAGCCCCAGCGTGCGCTGGACCGAAGTCACCGAGGAAGGCTTTGCCGGCGGTGAAGTGATCCCGCAAAGCTACAACGGCTCGCCGCAAAGCCTCGACCAACTGCGCAATAACGTGCTCAAGTCCGGCCAGGTCGGGCGCCTGGTGGCTAACGACTTCAAGTCGAGCATCGTCGACATCCCGCTGCTGGAGTCCTACCCGGACCCGCAAGACCAAGGCAAATTACTCGCCCTGGACTACCGCAAGTTCTCCCATGAGCTTGAAGACAAGATCCGTGACAAATTCGAAGCGCAAAACCCCAACGTCAAGATCCACATCGTCGGCTTCGCCAAGAAGGTCGGCGACCTGATCGACGGCCTGGTGATGGTGGTGATGTTCTTCGGCATCGCGTTCGTCATCACCCTGATCCTGCTGTTGTGGTTCACCAACTGCCTGCGCAGCACCGTGGCGGTGTTGAGCACCACGCTGGTGGCGGTGGTGTGGCAACTCGGTTTGATGCACTTCTTTGGTTTTGGCCTCGATCCGTATTCGATGCTGGTGCCGTTTCTGATCTTCGCCATCGGTATTTCCCACGGCGTGCAGAAGATCAACGGCATCGCGCTGCAATCGAGCGAGGCTGACAACGCGCTGACGGCGGCCCGTCGCACGTTCCGGCAACTGTTCCTGCCGGGCATGATCGCGATCCTTGCTGACGCAGTGGGCTTTATCACGCTGCTGATCATCGACATCGGCGTGATCCGCGAGCTGGCCATCGGCGCTTCCATCGGCGTAGCGGTGATCGTGTTCACCAACCTGATCCTGCTGCCGGTGGCGATTTCCTACGTCGGCATCAGCAAACGCGCCATCGCCAAGAGCAAAAAGGACGCGCACCGCGAACACCCGTTCTGGCGCCTGCTGTCCAAATTCGCCAGCCCCAAAGTCGCGCCGGTGTCGATCCTGTTGGCGCTGATCGCCTTCGGTGGCGGCCTCTGGTACAGCCAGAACCTGAAAATCGGCGACCTCGACCAAGGCGCGCCGGAACTGCGCCCTGACTCGCGCTACAACAAAGACAACAACTTCATCATCAGCAACTACTCCACCAGTTCCGACGTGCTGGTGGTGATGGTCAAGACAAAGGCCGAAGGCTGCTCGCGCTATGAAGCCATGGCGCCCATCGACCAGTTGATGTGGAAGATGCAGAACACCGAAGGCGTGCAGTCGGCGATCTCGTTGGTGACCGTGTCCAAGCAGATGATCAAGGGCATGAACGAGGGCAACCTGAAATGGGAAACCCTGTCGCGTAACCCCGACGTATTAAACAATTCCATCGCCCGCGCCGATGGCCTGTACAACAACAATTGCTCGCTGGCGCCGGTGCTGGTGTTCCTCAACGACCACAAGGCCGAAACCCTCGACCGCGCGGTGCATGCGGTGCAGGACTTCGCCAAGGAAAATAACAAGGACGGCCTGGAGTTCATCCTCGCCGCCGGTAACGCCGGGATCGAGGCCGCCACCAACGAGGTGATCAAGGAGTCCGAGCTGACCATCCTGATCCTGGTGTACCTGTGCGTGGCCACCATGTGCATGATCACCTTCCGCTCGTGGGCGGCGACCCTGTGCATCGTGCTGCCGCTGGTACTGACCTCGGTGCTGGGCAACGCGCTGATGGCGTTCATGGGCATCGGCGTCAAGGTAGCGACCTTGCCGGTGGTGGCGCTGGGGGTGGGGATTGGCGTGGACTACGGCATCTACATCTACAGCCGCCTGGAGAGTTTCCTGCGGGCCGGCCTGCCGTTGCAGGAAGCCTATTACCAGACGCTCAAGTCCACCGGTAAAGCCGTGCTGTTCACCGGCCTGTGCCTGGCAATCGGCGTATGCACCTGGATCTTCTCGGCGATCAAGTTCCAGGCCGACATGGGCCTGATGCTGACCTTCATGCTGCTGTGGAACATGTTCGGCGCGCTGTGGCTGTTGCCGGCGCTGGCGCGTTTCCTGATCAAGCCGGAGAAACTGGCGGGGCAGAAGGGCAATTCGTTGTTTGCCCACTAG
- a CDS encoding DUF5629 family protein produces MTADTATLLDAVKDCQMVEIDGLHTFDFSLDDQKLLIICMDGRAEKRWSFSLEQVNAAIFDQSLQSWTLTGDSGEHRLVCMSGVTGNNNDEDEADDDA; encoded by the coding sequence ATGACTGCTGACACCGCTACCTTGCTCGACGCTGTTAAAGACTGCCAGATGGTTGAAATCGATGGGCTGCACACCTTTGACTTCAGCCTGGACGACCAGAAGTTGCTGATCATCTGCATGGACGGTCGTGCCGAGAAACGTTGGAGTTTCAGCCTGGAGCAGGTCAACGCGGCGATCTTTGATCAATCGTTGCAAAGCTGGACCCTTACCGGTGACTCGGGCGAGCATCGCCTGGTCTGCATGAGCGGCGTCACCGGCAACAATAATGATGAGGACGAAGCGGATGATGATGCGTAA
- a CDS encoding lactonase family protein, giving the protein MMMRKFWPLLMAGSVGAMSVQAAPADTYELLVGSYTAGTSEGIYRLQFDSRTGQFSGTPVLAAKAANPSWLTISKDQKHLFVVNENGPGQKDPVGRVSSYSIDPQNHQLSLINQVQSLGNEPTHSSLAADGRYLFVANYSVLEDPGGSLAVLPVDANGKMSAPVQLSGHPSSRVNPERQASNHVHSVVSSPDGKYVFVQDLGADKVFAYHYDPKANHELPLTPADPSFVQLQPGSGPRHLLFSADGKHAWLTTEMSAQVAVYDYNDGKLSQTQLVEFAAGQPVSDKAGAAVHASSDGKFLYVSNRGTANQVLVFSIDPATAHLKELQRRSVEGDHPREFSLDPSGKFLLIANQKSNQIVVVERDPKTGLLGKTVQKLPIDAPSDLKFLVRQ; this is encoded by the coding sequence ATGATGATGCGTAAATTCTGGCCCCTGCTCATGGCAGGCAGTGTCGGTGCGATGTCGGTGCAAGCCGCGCCGGCCGACACCTATGAACTGCTGGTGGGCAGCTACACCGCAGGCACCAGCGAAGGTATCTACCGCCTACAATTTGACAGCCGTACCGGTCAATTCAGTGGCACGCCTGTGCTGGCGGCCAAAGCGGCCAACCCTTCGTGGCTGACGATTTCCAAAGACCAGAAGCACCTGTTTGTGGTCAACGAAAACGGCCCAGGCCAGAAAGACCCGGTCGGCCGTGTCAGCAGTTACAGCATCGACCCGCAGAATCATCAGCTCAGCCTGATCAACCAGGTGCAGAGCCTGGGCAATGAGCCGACCCATTCCAGCCTCGCCGCCGATGGCCGCTACCTGTTCGTGGCCAACTATTCGGTGCTCGAAGACCCGGGTGGCAGCCTTGCGGTGCTGCCGGTCGACGCCAATGGCAAGATGTCGGCGCCGGTGCAACTCAGCGGGCATCCGTCCAGTCGCGTGAACCCTGAGCGCCAGGCCTCCAACCACGTGCACTCGGTGGTGTCATCGCCAGACGGCAAATACGTGTTCGTGCAGGACTTGGGCGCCGACAAGGTATTTGCCTACCACTATGACCCCAAGGCCAACCACGAACTGCCATTGACCCCGGCCGATCCGTCCTTTGTGCAGTTGCAACCGGGCAGTGGCCCGCGTCACTTGCTGTTCAGCGCCGATGGCAAGCATGCCTGGCTGACCACCGAGATGAGCGCGCAGGTTGCGGTATACGACTACAACGACGGCAAGCTCAGCCAGACCCAGCTGGTAGAGTTTGCTGCCGGGCAACCGGTGTCCGACAAAGCGGGTGCAGCTGTGCACGCTTCAAGTGACGGCAAATTCCTCTACGTGAGCAATCGTGGCACCGCTAACCAAGTGCTGGTGTTCAGCATCGACCCGGCCACCGCACACCTCAAGGAACTGCAGCGCCGTTCGGTTGAAGGCGACCACCCGCGCGAGTTCAGCCTGGACCCGAGCGGCAAGTTTTTGCTGATCGCCAACCAGAAGAGCAATCAAATTGTGGTGGTCGAACGTGACCCCAAGACCGGCCTGCTGGGTAAAACCGTGCAGAAATTGCCGATTGATGCCCCCAGCGACCTCAAGTTCCTGGTGCGTCAATAA
- a CDS encoding glutathione S-transferase, with product MSQALLYSFRRCPYAMRARLALRYSGVAVQIVEVSLKAKPAQMLALSPKGTVPVLCVGDRVIDESLEIMQWALAQHDPEDWLLGGDPSALELIAENDHVFKHHLNRYKYAERYPQQPMEHYRAEGEGFLRRLEGLLAQNDYLLADHVSLADAALAPFVRQFAHVDREWFAQAAYPKLQQWLKHFLASALFLDVMKKTL from the coding sequence GTGAGCCAGGCGCTGCTGTATTCGTTTCGGCGCTGCCCGTATGCGATGCGGGCGCGCCTGGCGCTGCGCTATTCAGGCGTGGCGGTGCAGATCGTCGAAGTGAGCCTCAAGGCCAAGCCGGCCCAGATGCTTGCACTGTCGCCCAAGGGCACGGTGCCGGTGCTCTGCGTGGGCGATCGGGTGATCGACGAAAGCCTGGAGATCATGCAATGGGCGCTGGCGCAGCACGATCCCGAGGATTGGTTGCTGGGCGGTGACCCGTCGGCGCTGGAACTGATCGCCGAGAATGATCACGTGTTCAAGCATCATTTAAATCGATACAAATACGCCGAGCGTTACCCGCAACAGCCGATGGAACATTATCGCGCCGAGGGCGAGGGGTTTTTGCGCAGGCTGGAAGGGTTGCTTGCGCAGAACGACTATTTGTTGGCCGATCATGTGAGCTTGGCCGATGCAGCACTGGCGCCGTTTGTGCGCCAGTTTGCGCATGTGGATCGCGAGTGGTTTGCGCAGGCTGCGTATCCGAAGTTGCAACAATGGCTAAAGCATTTTTTGGCCAGCGCATTATTTCTCGACGTAATGAAAAAGACTCTTTAA
- a CDS encoding AAA family ATPase yields the protein MKILAIRLKNLASLAGPFEIDFTAEPLASAGLFAITGPTGAGKSTLLDALCLALFGAVPRLGDTGQAKMPDADSDISIGDPRTLLRRGTGGGYAEVDFVGVSGRRYRARWEANRARDKASGKLQNSRQSLIDLDSDQLLASQKTEYKTQLELALGLNFEQFTRAVLLAQSEFSAFLKANDNERSELLEKLTDTALYTQLGRRAFDKAKDAKDAHKQLQDQATGVVPLAGEARAELDQQLADAQQQLKTQQAQLKQLELQHTWLKELREWQERQHSATEQLQRAQADWESQGPQRQDLSRLEQLAPQRHQFARQAELGTLLTPLAAQIQQHLEQQTALHTRQEQAQQQLAAAQAALADALKHQADAVPLLRQAFEEQSTLAHLTKDLAKRSEDKQQQESACSEGQALLKGLQDKHSHVAERLQRLAAELERSAPLAPLSDAWGAYRDRLQQLMVIGSRLKKGQEELPQLEQRATRAAEQFAQQRDALDLLYQEAGAEPHAVTEQIQLLASLLQDNRKQQRAFEALTRLWESQQQLDQQSAGLTQKLADAQQQREQLNQTGLQTKAELTVAEQTLTVTKQLLERQRLARSASVEELREQLQDDQPCPVCGSHEHPYHQPEALLHSLGRHDENEEATAQKAVDLLKEKLTELRGEVGGLIAQQKEYLQQQEQLATQQQALKPSLDAHPLAASLFNQDAAQRSAWLAQQLAQLTQSITQDEQRQGALLNLQQNAGRLQQQLQAAQDASQQARQLLVDQQRELSNDRERLDEELNAFASLLPADTLEGLRREPAATYMQLDQQVSQRLEQLGHQRDELAEQQERQQAIEKQQTHQQHRQQQLDALLQQVTELASQQQAAQAKLSALLGDHASAEQWQQQLDQAVAQSRQSETDANQQLQDIRGALIQLAADLKAQQERQEALSAEQHNLGERLSEWRTLHPELDDDGLTRLLAFDDSQVSALRQQLQHSEKAVEQAKVLLQEREQRLAEHQALHNGNLEAEQLESTLAALNQQLADSEKHCAELRARQHEDQRRQDANHALTEQITKAYEEWQRWARLNALIGSATGDTFRKIAQAYNLDLLVHHANVQLRQLVRRYRLKRGGSMLGLLVMDTEMGDELRSVHSLSGGETFLVSLALALGLASMASSTLKIESLFIDEGFGSLDPESLQLAMDALDGLQAQGRKVAVISHVQEMHERIPVQIQVKRQGNGLSTLEVK from the coding sequence ATGAAGATCCTCGCCATCCGCCTGAAAAACCTCGCCTCGCTGGCGGGGCCGTTTGAAATCGACTTTACCGCCGAGCCATTGGCCAGCGCCGGGTTGTTCGCCATTACCGGGCCGACCGGCGCGGGTAAAAGTACTTTGCTGGATGCATTGTGCCTGGCGCTGTTTGGCGCGGTGCCGCGCCTGGGTGACACCGGCCAGGCAAAAATGCCGGATGCCGACAGCGATATTTCCATCGGCGACCCGCGCACCTTGCTGCGACGCGGCACCGGCGGCGGTTATGCCGAGGTGGATTTTGTCGGCGTCAGCGGCCGTCGCTACCGCGCGCGTTGGGAAGCCAACCGCGCCCGCGACAAGGCCAGCGGCAAGTTGCAGAACAGCCGGCAAAGCCTGATCGACCTCGACAGCGACCAACTGCTGGCCAGCCAGAAGACCGAATACAAAACCCAGCTGGAACTGGCCCTGGGCCTGAATTTCGAGCAGTTCACCCGTGCGGTGTTGCTGGCGCAAAGCGAGTTCAGTGCGTTCCTGAAGGCCAATGACAACGAGCGCAGCGAACTGCTCGAAAAGCTCACCGACACCGCGCTCTACACCCAGCTGGGCCGCCGCGCCTTCGACAAGGCCAAGGATGCCAAGGACGCGCACAAACAGCTGCAAGACCAGGCCACCGGCGTGGTGCCCCTGGCTGGCGAAGCGCGTGCCGAACTCGATCAGCAGTTGGCAGACGCCCAGCAGCAGCTCAAGACTCAACAAGCCCAGCTCAAGCAGTTGGAGTTGCAGCACACCTGGCTCAAGGAACTGCGCGAGTGGCAGGAACGCCAGCACAGTGCGACTGAGCAACTGCAACGCGCGCAAGCCGATTGGGAGAGCCAGGGCCCGCAGCGCCAGGACTTGAGCCGCCTGGAACAACTGGCGCCGCAACGCCATCAATTTGCTCGACAGGCTGAACTTGGCACCCTGCTGACGCCACTCGCCGCGCAGATTCAGCAGCACCTTGAGCAGCAAACCGCGCTGCATACCCGTCAGGAGCAGGCGCAACAACAGCTAGCGGCTGCCCAGGCGGCACTGGCTGACGCGCTTAAACACCAGGCCGACGCCGTGCCCTTGCTGCGTCAGGCGTTTGAAGAACAAAGCACCCTCGCCCACCTGACCAAGGACTTGGCCAAACGCAGCGAGGACAAGCAGCAACAGGAAAGCGCCTGTAGCGAAGGCCAAGCGTTGTTGAAGGGCTTGCAGGACAAGCACAGCCACGTCGCCGAACGCTTGCAGCGCCTGGCCGCCGAGCTTGAGCGCAGCGCCCCGTTGGCGCCGCTGAGCGATGCCTGGGGCGCTTACCGCGACCGCCTGCAACAGCTGATGGTCATTGGCAGCCGCCTGAAAAAAGGCCAGGAAGAACTGCCGCAGCTCGAGCAACGCGCCACCCGCGCCGCCGAGCAATTCGCCCAGCAACGCGACGCGTTGGACCTGCTGTATCAGGAAGCCGGCGCCGAGCCACACGCGGTCACCGAACAGATCCAGCTGCTCGCCAGCCTCCTGCAGGACAATCGCAAGCAGCAACGCGCCTTTGAAGCGCTGACGCGCCTGTGGGAAAGCCAGCAACAGCTGGATCAACAGAGCGCCGGCCTCACGCAAAAACTCGCGGACGCGCAGCAGCAGCGCGAACAACTGAACCAGACCGGCCTGCAAACCAAGGCCGAGCTGACCGTCGCCGAGCAAACCTTGACGGTGACCAAGCAACTGCTGGAGCGCCAACGTTTGGCCCGCAGTGCCAGCGTCGAAGAGTTGCGCGAGCAGTTGCAGGATGACCAGCCATGCCCGGTGTGTGGCAGCCATGAGCACCCCTATCACCAGCCCGAAGCCTTGCTGCACAGCCTCGGCCGGCATGACGAAAACGAAGAGGCCACGGCGCAGAAAGCCGTCGACCTGCTCAAGGAAAAGCTCACCGAGCTGCGCGGCGAAGTCGGCGGTTTGATCGCCCAGCAAAAGGAATACCTGCAACAGCAGGAGCAACTGGCGACGCAGCAACAAGCGCTCAAGCCAAGCCTGGACGCGCACCCGCTGGCGGCCTCGCTGTTCAATCAGGATGCCGCCCAGCGCAGCGCCTGGCTGGCCCAGCAATTGGCACAACTGACGCAAAGCATCACTCAGGACGAGCAACGCCAAGGCGCCCTGCTCAACCTGCAACAAAATGCCGGGCGTTTGCAGCAGCAACTGCAAGCCGCCCAGGACGCGAGCCAGCAAGCGCGGCAGTTGCTGGTGGACCAGCAGCGCGAGCTGTCCAACGACCGCGAACGCCTCGACGAAGAACTCAACGCCTTCGCCAGCCTGTTGCCCGCCGACACCCTTGAAGGCCTGCGCCGCGAACCGGCCGCGACCTATATGCAACTCGACCAGCAGGTCAGCCAGCGCCTGGAACAGTTGGGCCATCAGCGCGACGAACTGGCTGAACAGCAGGAACGCCAGCAGGCCATCGAGAAACAACAAACCCATCAGCAGCATCGCCAACAGCAACTGGATGCATTGCTCCAGCAGGTCACCGAGCTGGCCAGCCAACAACAGGCGGCCCAGGCAAAACTCAGTGCCCTGCTGGGCGATCACGCCAGTGCCGAACAGTGGCAACAGCAGTTGGATCAGGCGGTGGCGCAGTCACGTCAGAGCGAAACCGACGCCAATCAACAGCTGCAAGACATTCGTGGCGCCTTGATTCAACTGGCCGCCGACCTCAAGGCCCAACAGGAACGCCAAGAGGCACTGAGCGCCGAGCAGCACAACCTCGGCGAGCGCTTGAGTGAATGGCGCACGCTGCACCCCGAACTGGATGACGACGGGCTGACGCGTTTGCTGGCCTTCGATGACAGCCAGGTCAGCGCATTGCGCCAGCAGTTGCAACACAGCGAAAAAGCCGTGGAACAGGCCAAGGTGCTGCTGCAAGAGCGTGAACAACGCCTGGCCGAACACCAGGCCCTGCACAACGGCAACCTGGAAGCCGAACAACTCGAAAGCACCTTGGCTGCGCTCAATCAACAGTTGGCCGACAGCGAGAAACACTGCGCCGAACTGCGCGCACGCCAGCACGAGGACCAACGCCGACAGGACGCCAACCACGCCCTGACCGAACAGATCACCAAGGCCTACGAAGAATGGCAGCGTTGGGCACGCCTGAATGCGCTGATTGGCTCGGCCACCGGCGACACCTTCCGCAAGATCGCCCAGGCCTACAACCTCGACTTGCTGGTGCACCACGCCAACGTGCAATTGCGCCAACTGGTGCGCCGCTATCGCCTCAAACGCGGCGGCAGCATGCTCGGGCTGTTGGTGATGGACACGGAAATGGGCGATGAACTGCGCTCGGTGCATTCGTTGTCGGGTGGCGAGACCTTTTTGGTCTCGTTGGCATTGGCCTTGGGCCTGGCGTCGATGGCTTCCAGCACGTTGAAGATTGAGTCGCTGTTTATCGACGAAGGCTTTGGCAGCCTCGACCCCGAGTCGCTGCAATTGGCGATGGACGCCTTGGACGGCTTGCAGGCCCAAGGCCGCAAGGTGGCGGTGATTTCCCACGTGCAGGAAATGCACGAGCGCATCCCGGTGCAGATCCAGGTCAAGCGCCAGGGCAATGGCTTGAGCACCCTGGAGGTCAAGTGA
- a CDS encoding exonuclease SbcCD subunit D C-terminal domain-containing protein, giving the protein MRLFHTSDWHLGQNLHGQERDFEHACFLEWLLGQLTAHQPDVLLIAGDIFDTVNPPLKAQERLYDFIISAHEQNPTLTIVMIAGNHDSGSRIELPAPLMRRLRTHALGRVLWLDDGQLDAERLLIPLPDAKGKIAAWCLALPFLRPAEVTGAHLGDDYLRGIGQVHEWLIAAANAKRKKGQALIAISHAHMAGGSVSEDSERSLIIGNAEALPATLFDKSVGYVALGHLHKPQKVNGEERIRYSGSPIPLSFSEIGYKHQVLDVTFQGQCLVSVEPLLIPRSVDLQRLEAAPLADILTQLAQLPDVDLLAETQRHPWLEVRVRLDEPQPDLRQQIESALQGKAVRLVRIAAEYAGNRGSDATDDERLIELDQLTPQELFSRAWQDNYGSEVDEQTLKDFAVLLQEVQQEGEQP; this is encoded by the coding sequence TTGCGTCTGTTCCACACCTCCGACTGGCACCTCGGCCAAAACCTGCATGGCCAGGAACGCGACTTCGAACACGCCTGTTTTCTTGAGTGGCTACTGGGCCAGTTAACAGCCCATCAGCCGGATGTACTGCTGATCGCCGGCGATATCTTCGACACGGTCAACCCGCCGCTCAAGGCCCAGGAGCGTCTGTATGACTTCATCATCAGCGCCCACGAACAAAACCCCACACTCACGATTGTGATGATCGCCGGCAACCACGATTCCGGTTCGCGCATCGAATTGCCCGCGCCGTTGATGCGCCGCCTGCGCACCCATGCGCTGGGTCGCGTGCTGTGGCTGGATGATGGCCAGCTGGATGCCGAGCGCCTGCTGATCCCGCTGCCTGACGCCAAGGGCAAGATCGCCGCCTGGTGCCTGGCGCTGCCGTTTTTGCGCCCGGCGGAAGTCACCGGCGCGCACTTGGGCGATGATTACCTGCGCGGTATCGGCCAGGTGCATGAATGGCTGATCGCCGCCGCGAATGCCAAACGCAAGAAAGGCCAGGCGCTGATTGCCATCAGCCATGCGCATATGGCTGGCGGTTCGGTGTCGGAAGACTCCGAGCGCAGCCTGATCATCGGCAATGCCGAGGCGCTGCCGGCCACACTGTTCGACAAAAGTGTCGGCTATGTTGCCCTTGGCCACTTGCACAAGCCGCAAAAGGTCAATGGCGAAGAGCGCATTCGCTACAGTGGCTCGCCGATTCCGCTGTCGTTTTCCGAAATCGGCTACAAGCACCAGGTGCTCGACGTGACGTTCCAGGGCCAATGCCTGGTGAGTGTCGAACCGCTGCTGATCCCCCGCTCGGTCGACCTGCAACGCCTGGAAGCCGCGCCGCTGGCGGATATCCTCACGCAGTTGGCGCAGCTGCCCGACGTCGACCTGCTCGCCGAAACCCAACGCCACCCGTGGCTGGAAGTCCGCGTGCGCCTCGACGAACCGCAGCCAGACCTGCGCCAGCAAATCGAAAGCGCCTTGCAGGGCAAGGCCGTGCGGCTGGTGCGCATTGCCGCCGAATACGCCGGCAATCGCGGCAGCGACGCCACCGACGATGAGCGCCTGATCGAACTCGACCAGCTCACGCCCCAGGAACTGTTCAGCCGCGCCTGGCAGGACAACTACGGCAGTGAAGTGGATGAACAAACCTTGAAGGACTTCGCCGTGCTGCTCCAGGAAGTGCAACAGGAGGGCGAACAGCCATGA
- a CDS encoding DUF6124 family protein, translated as MTKIVPDPPREIFERALSHYLQPDSPPAFTVHHDLSFEDALAQLCDLLRCAAATAAVSTQALTGDQRDIAGATEHLINQAKTLADRALNCLHAA; from the coding sequence ATGACCAAAATCGTCCCAGACCCACCCCGCGAAATCTTCGAGCGCGCCCTGAGCCACTATCTACAACCCGACTCACCGCCCGCGTTCACCGTGCATCACGACCTCAGCTTCGAAGACGCCCTCGCCCAACTCTGCGACCTGTTGCGCTGCGCTGCCGCCACCGCCGCCGTTTCCACCCAAGCGCTGACCGGCGATCAACGCGACATTGCCGGCGCCACCGAGCACCTGATCAACCAGGCCAAAACCCTCGCCGACCGCGCACTGAACTGCCTGCACGCCGCATAA